The Pantoea vagans genome includes a window with the following:
- a CDS encoding cytosine deaminase: MANRSLKWINNLRLAGQQGLWQMEINGGKIAAIRPQPPQVQEQGDALDAEAGLASAPFIEPHIHLDTTQTAGQPAWNQSGTLFEGIERWAERKALLSHEDVKQRAQQTLKWQIANGIQHVRTHVDVSDPTLTALKAMLEVKAEMAPWIDIQIVAFPQEGILSYPNGEALLEEALRLGADVVGAIPHFEFTREYGVESLHKAFALANRYDRMVDVHCDEIDDEQSRFVETVAALAHRDGNGERVTASHTTAMHSYNNAYTSRLFRLLKLSKIHFVANPLVNIHLQGRFDSYPKRRGITRVKELLDADINVCFGHDDVFDPWYPLGTASMLQVLHMGLHVCQLMGYEQIDNGLKLITENSAKAMQLDHYGLAVGDDASLIILPAESGFDAVRRQVPVRYSIRQGRVVAATQPARSEIYLGAAEAVTFKR, translated from the coding sequence ATGGCGAACCGGTCACTGAAGTGGATCAACAACCTGCGCTTAGCGGGCCAGCAAGGCCTGTGGCAGATGGAAATCAACGGCGGGAAAATTGCGGCGATTCGCCCCCAACCCCCGCAGGTGCAGGAGCAGGGCGATGCGCTGGATGCCGAAGCCGGGCTGGCAAGTGCACCTTTTATTGAGCCGCATATTCACCTCGACACCACACAAACCGCCGGTCAGCCTGCGTGGAACCAATCCGGCACGCTGTTTGAGGGCATTGAGCGTTGGGCAGAGCGCAAAGCGCTGCTCAGCCATGAAGATGTCAAACAGCGCGCGCAGCAGACGCTGAAGTGGCAAATTGCCAACGGTATTCAGCATGTGCGCACTCACGTTGATGTCTCCGATCCCACACTTACCGCGTTGAAAGCCATGCTGGAAGTGAAAGCCGAGATGGCACCGTGGATCGACATCCAAATTGTGGCTTTCCCTCAAGAGGGGATCCTCTCCTATCCCAACGGCGAAGCGCTGCTGGAAGAGGCGCTGCGCCTCGGTGCGGATGTGGTCGGTGCTATTCCGCATTTCGAATTCACCCGTGAGTATGGCGTAGAGTCACTGCACAAAGCCTTTGCCCTCGCCAATCGCTATGACCGGATGGTGGATGTGCACTGTGATGAGATTGACGATGAACAGTCGCGCTTTGTTGAAACGGTGGCGGCACTGGCGCACCGTGACGGCAATGGCGAGCGGGTGACAGCCAGCCACACCACGGCGATGCACTCCTACAACAATGCCTACACTTCACGTCTGTTCCGGCTGCTGAAGCTGTCAAAAATCCACTTCGTGGCGAATCCGCTGGTGAATATCCATCTGCAGGGGCGTTTTGACAGTTATCCGAAACGACGGGGCATCACGCGCGTGAAAGAGTTGCTCGACGCCGATATCAACGTCTGCTTTGGCCATGATGATGTGTTTGATCCCTGGTATCCGCTGGGCACCGCCAGCATGTTGCAGGTGCTGCACATGGGGTTGCATGTCTGTCAGCTGATGGGCTACGAGCAGATCGACAATGGCCTGAAACTGATTACTGAGAACAGCGCCAAGGCGATGCAACTGGATCACTACGGTCTTGCTGTAGGAGATGATGCCAGCCTGATTATCCTGCCTGCGGAGAGTGGATTTGATGCAGTACGCAGGCAAGTGCCGGTGCGTTATTCGATACGTCAGGGAAGGGTGGTGGCTGCCACGCAGCCTGCAAGGAGTGAGATTTACCTGGGCGCAGCGGAAGCGGTCACGTTTAAACGGTAG
- the nirB gene encoding nitrite reductase large subunit NirB → MSKHNVVIIGNGMVGHRFIEELIDKADPGQFALTVFCEEPRAAYDRVHLSAWFSHHTAEELSLVRPGYYEKHQVNLLMGERAITINRDEKLIHSNTGRAVHYDTLIFATGSYPWIPPIKGSEGSDCFVYRTIEDLNAIEACARRSQRGAVMGGGLLGLEAAGALKNLGIETHVIEFAPGLMAEQLDGQGGEQLRRKIEQMGVRVHTGKNTQQIVHHATGGKTLEFADGSALDVDFIVFSTGIRPQDKLAKQCGLVLGQRGGIAINERCQTSDPAIYAVGECAAWNNRLFGLVAPGYKMAQVASDVLLGRDNAFAGADMSAKLKLLGVDVGGIGDAQGRTPGARSYMWLDEQKHIYKRLIVSEDNRTLLGAVLVGDTSDYGNLLQLALNNIPLPDQPEGLILPAGSGDKPVMGVDALPDSAQICSCFDVSKGDIINAVQGGCHTVAMLKTETRAGTGCGGCIPLITQVLNAELSRQGIEVNHNLCEHFPYSRQELYHLMRVEEITSFEALLAKYGQGYGCEVCKPTVASLLASCWNEYVLKPQHAPLQDSNDLFLGNIQKDGTYSVIPRSPGGEITPEGLMAVGAVARQYNLYTKITGSQRIGLFGAQRDDLPAIWAQLIDAGFETGQAYAKALRMAKTCVGSSWCRYGVGDSLGFGIELEHRYKGIRTPHKMKFGVSGCTRECAEAQGKDVGIIATEKGWNLYVCGNGGMKPRHADLLAADLDRDTLLTYLDRFMMFYIRTGDRVQRTSLWLESMEGGIDYLRSVIIDDKLSINAQLESELTRLRGEVACEWTATVNDPQQQSHFSTFINSDQRDPLIQHIHQRDQHRPARPAERIAVAMIEEIDA, encoded by the coding sequence ATGAGCAAGCACAATGTCGTGATTATTGGTAACGGCATGGTTGGCCACCGCTTTATCGAAGAACTGATCGACAAAGCCGACCCCGGTCAATTCGCCCTGACCGTCTTTTGTGAAGAACCCCGCGCCGCCTATGACCGCGTCCACCTTTCCGCCTGGTTCTCCCATCACACTGCTGAAGAGCTCTCTCTGGTGCGACCGGGTTACTACGAGAAGCATCAGGTTAATCTGCTGATGGGTGAACGTGCTATCACCATCAACCGCGACGAAAAACTGATTCACTCCAACACTGGTCGCGCGGTGCATTACGACACGCTGATCTTCGCCACTGGCTCTTATCCATGGATCCCGCCGATTAAGGGATCAGAGGGCAGTGACTGCTTTGTCTATCGCACTATCGAAGACCTTAATGCTATTGAAGCCTGCGCGCGCCGCAGCCAACGTGGTGCTGTGATGGGTGGCGGCCTGCTGGGGCTGGAAGCCGCTGGCGCCTTGAAAAACCTCGGCATCGAAACCCACGTCATCGAGTTCGCGCCTGGCTTAATGGCGGAACAGCTGGATGGACAAGGCGGCGAACAGCTACGCCGTAAGATCGAACAGATGGGTGTGCGAGTGCATACCGGCAAAAACACCCAGCAGATTGTGCATCATGCCACAGGGGGAAAAACGCTGGAGTTTGCCGATGGCAGCGCGCTGGATGTCGATTTCATCGTCTTCTCTACCGGTATTCGCCCACAAGACAAACTGGCAAAACAGTGCGGGCTGGTGCTTGGCCAACGCGGCGGTATCGCCATTAACGAACGCTGCCAGACCAGCGATCCGGCCATATACGCCGTCGGGGAGTGTGCCGCATGGAACAATCGTCTTTTCGGCCTGGTGGCGCCAGGCTACAAAATGGCGCAGGTTGCCAGTGACGTGTTGCTGGGCCGTGACAATGCCTTCGCCGGGGCGGATATGAGCGCCAAGCTCAAGCTGCTGGGCGTCGACGTGGGCGGCATTGGCGATGCGCAGGGACGTACGCCGGGCGCACGCAGCTATATGTGGCTCGACGAGCAGAAACACATCTATAAACGCCTGATCGTCAGCGAAGACAACCGCACCCTGCTCGGCGCAGTGCTGGTGGGTGATACCAGCGACTACGGCAATTTGCTGCAGCTGGCACTGAATAACATCCCACTGCCAGACCAACCGGAGGGACTGATTCTGCCCGCTGGCAGCGGCGACAAACCGGTGATGGGCGTGGATGCGCTGCCGGACAGCGCGCAAATTTGCTCCTGCTTCGATGTCAGCAAAGGCGATATCATCAACGCAGTGCAAGGCGGCTGCCATACCGTGGCGATGCTGAAAACTGAAACCCGCGCCGGCACCGGCTGCGGCGGCTGTATCCCGCTGATCACCCAAGTTCTCAATGCGGAACTGAGCCGTCAGGGAATTGAAGTCAATCATAACCTGTGTGAGCACTTCCCCTATTCGCGCCAGGAGCTGTATCACCTGATGCGCGTTGAAGAGATCACATCCTTCGAGGCGCTGCTGGCGAAATATGGCCAGGGTTACGGTTGTGAGGTGTGCAAACCCACCGTGGCCTCGCTGCTGGCGTCTTGCTGGAATGAGTATGTGCTGAAACCGCAGCATGCACCGCTTCAGGACAGTAACGATCTGTTCCTCGGCAATATCCAGAAAGATGGCACCTATTCCGTGATCCCACGTTCACCCGGCGGTGAAATCACCCCTGAAGGCTTAATGGCCGTGGGTGCCGTGGCGCGTCAGTACAACCTCTACACCAAAATCACCGGCTCACAGCGTATTGGCTTGTTTGGCGCACAGCGTGACGATCTGCCCGCTATCTGGGCTCAGCTCATCGATGCGGGATTTGAAACCGGCCAGGCCTATGCCAAAGCGCTGCGTATGGCGAAAACCTGCGTCGGCAGCAGCTGGTGCCGCTATGGTGTCGGCGACAGCCTCGGTTTTGGCATCGAGCTGGAGCATCGCTACAAAGGCATCCGTACCCCGCACAAAATGAAGTTTGGCGTCTCAGGTTGTACCCGCGAATGTGCGGAGGCGCAGGGTAAAGACGTGGGCATCATCGCCACCGAGAAAGGCTGGAACCTGTACGTCTGTGGCAACGGTGGCATGAAGCCGCGCCACGCCGATCTGCTGGCCGCCGATCTCGATCGCGACACGCTGTTGACCTACCTCGATCGCTTCATGATGTTTTACATCCGCACCGGAGACCGCGTACAGCGCACTTCGCTGTGGCTGGAGAGCATGGAAGGCGGCATCGACTATCTGCGTAGCGTGATCATCGACGACAAACTCAGCATCAATGCGCAGCTGGAAAGCGAACTGACCCGCCTGCGCGGTGAAGTCGCATGCGAATGGACTGCGACGGTGAACGATCCGCAGCAGCAAAGCCACTTCAGCACCTTTATCAACAGCGATCAGCGAGATCCGCTGATACAGCACATTCACCAGCGCGATCAACATCGCCCGGCACGTCCCGCCGAGCGCATTGCCGTTGCCATGATTGAGGAGATCGACGCATGA
- the rpe gene encoding ribulose-phosphate 3-epimerase produces the protein MKQFLLAPSILAADFARLGEDTAKALAAGGDVVHFDVMDNHYVPNLTMGPMVLKALRDYGITAPIDVHLMVKPVDALIPEFAKAGATYITFHPEASEHVDRTLQLIKEHGCKAGLVFNPATPLDYLDYVMDKLDIILLMSVNPGFGGQSFIPGTLDKLRQARRLIDVSGYDIRLEVDGGVKIDNIGQIAAAGADMFVAGSAIFGHPDYKKVIDEMRGELEKVNGSFH, from the coding sequence ATGAAACAATTTTTGCTGGCCCCTTCAATTCTTGCTGCTGACTTTGCCCGCTTAGGTGAAGACACCGCGAAAGCACTGGCAGCAGGAGGGGATGTGGTTCATTTCGACGTGATGGACAACCACTATGTTCCCAATCTGACCATGGGGCCAATGGTGCTGAAAGCGCTGCGCGATTACGGCATCACCGCGCCCATTGATGTGCATCTGATGGTCAAGCCGGTTGATGCGCTGATCCCTGAGTTTGCCAAAGCCGGTGCGACTTACATTACTTTCCATCCTGAAGCCAGCGAGCATGTGGATCGCACACTGCAACTGATTAAAGAGCACGGTTGCAAAGCCGGTCTGGTATTCAATCCCGCCACGCCACTCGATTACCTCGATTATGTGATGGATAAACTCGACATTATTCTGTTGATGTCAGTGAACCCAGGTTTTGGTGGCCAATCCTTTATTCCGGGTACGCTGGATAAGCTACGCCAGGCGCGTCGTCTGATTGATGTGAGTGGCTACGATATCCGCCTGGAAGTGGATGGTGGTGTGAAGATCGATAATATCGGTCAGATCGCGGCAGCGGGCGCGGACATGTTCGTGGCCGGTTCAGCTATCTTTGGTCATCCTGATTACAAAAAAGTGATCGACGAAATGCGTGGCGAACTGGAGAAAGTTAATGGCTCATTTCACTGA
- the dam gene encoding adenine-specific DNA-methyltransferase — MKKNRAFLKWAGGKYPLLDDIRRHLPQGDCLIEPFVGAGSVFLNTDYDRYHLADINGDLINLYNIVKTRTADFIDDARLLFTPEGNMAETYYAHRLAFNASKDPYQRALLFLYLNRHGYNGLCRYNLRGEFNVPFGRYRKPYFPEAELLWFAERAQKATFVCESYDVTLNNAPAGSVVYCDPPYAPLSATANFTAYHTNSFSLREQQHLAELANKLAQENGIPVLISNHDTLLTREWYQNAVLNVVKARRSISRSISGRTQVDELLALFR, encoded by the coding sequence GCTTTCCTTAAATGGGCCGGAGGGAAATACCCGCTGCTTGACGATATCCGTCGTCATTTGCCACAAGGTGATTGTCTAATCGAACCCTTTGTCGGTGCCGGTTCCGTATTCCTCAACACTGATTATGACCGCTATCACCTGGCGGACATTAACGGTGATCTGATCAATCTGTATAACATCGTCAAAACCCGCACTGCAGACTTTATTGACGATGCGCGTCTGCTGTTTACGCCTGAAGGTAATATGGCGGAGACCTACTATGCGCACCGCCTGGCGTTCAACGCCAGCAAGGATCCGTATCAGCGCGCGCTACTGTTCCTGTATCTCAATCGCCACGGCTACAACGGTCTGTGCCGTTATAATTTGCGCGGTGAGTTTAACGTGCCTTTTGGCCGTTATCGGAAACCTTACTTCCCAGAAGCAGAACTGCTGTGGTTTGCCGAACGGGCACAAAAAGCGACCTTTGTCTGTGAATCGTACGATGTTACTCTGAACAACGCCCCTGCTGGTTCAGTGGTTTATTGCGATCCGCCGTATGCGCCCTTGTCAGCGACGGCCAACTTTACCGCATATCACACCAACAGTTTTAGCCTGCGCGAGCAGCAGCATTTGGCTGAACTGGCCAACAAGCTGGCGCAGGAAAACGGTATACCGGTACTGATTTCTAACCACGACACGCTGCTCACTCGCGAGTGGTATCAGAATGCGGTGTTAAATGTAGTCAAAGCCCGGCGTTCCATCAGCCGAAGCATAAGTGGTCGCACTCAGGTTGACGAACTGCTGGCGCTTTTCCGCTAG
- the cysG gene encoding siroheme synthase CysG: MDYFPLFCRLQGKRCLLVGGGDVAERKARLLLDAGADLHVGALEFSPVFQQWAEQGKLQLLPGHFQQSWLEGCWLVIAATDDDAVNQQVGDAAELRRIFCNLVDAPQEASAIMPSIVDRSPLMIAVSSGGRAPVLARLLREKLEAMLPQHLGQLASLAGSLRGRVKQTFNSMAQRRAFWERFFASDRLAQTLANHDKPRANHIVDTLFDAPLTQQGEVVLVGAGPGDAGLLTLKGLQSIQQADVVVYDRLVSDPILNLVRRDAERIFVGKQAGNHCVPQSQINQLLLEQAQRGKRVVRLKGGDPFIFGRGGEELEVLAQHNIPFSVVPGITAASGCAAYSGIPLTHRDHAQSVRFVTGHLQQQGEMEWGKLAAEQQTLVFYMGLTQAPEIQRQLLAHGMDANTPVAIVQNGTTPQQQVETATLAELSQLAQQFASPALIIVGHVVGLRSQLRWF, encoded by the coding sequence ATGGACTATTTCCCCCTGTTTTGCCGTCTGCAGGGTAAACGGTGTTTGCTGGTCGGGGGTGGTGATGTGGCAGAACGCAAAGCGCGTTTGCTGCTGGATGCCGGTGCCGATCTGCATGTCGGTGCGTTGGAATTCTCCCCTGTTTTTCAACAGTGGGCTGAACAGGGAAAGTTACAGTTACTGCCCGGCCACTTTCAGCAGAGCTGGCTGGAAGGTTGCTGGCTGGTGATTGCCGCCACCGATGATGACGCCGTCAATCAACAAGTGGGGGATGCAGCCGAGCTGCGCCGTATCTTCTGCAATCTGGTGGATGCGCCACAGGAAGCCAGCGCGATCATGCCATCGATTGTTGATCGCTCGCCGCTGATGATTGCCGTCTCGTCGGGTGGCCGTGCGCCGGTGCTGGCTCGCCTGCTACGGGAAAAGCTGGAGGCGATGCTGCCACAGCATCTTGGTCAACTGGCTTCCCTTGCCGGTTCGTTACGTGGCCGAGTCAAGCAGACCTTCAATAGCATGGCGCAGCGACGTGCATTTTGGGAACGCTTCTTTGCCAGCGATCGCCTGGCACAAACACTGGCTAATCATGATAAACCGCGTGCGAACCACATCGTCGATACCTTGTTTGACGCGCCACTGACCCAGCAGGGCGAGGTGGTGCTGGTGGGCGCGGGTCCAGGAGATGCGGGTTTACTGACGCTGAAAGGCTTGCAGAGTATCCAGCAGGCCGATGTTGTGGTTTATGACCGCCTGGTCTCGGATCCGATCCTCAATCTGGTGCGTCGCGACGCGGAACGCATCTTTGTCGGTAAACAGGCGGGTAATCACTGTGTGCCCCAATCGCAAATCAATCAGCTCCTGCTCGAGCAGGCACAGCGCGGCAAACGCGTAGTGCGACTAAAGGGTGGCGATCCCTTTATTTTCGGTCGCGGAGGTGAGGAACTGGAGGTGCTGGCACAGCACAACATTCCCTTCAGCGTGGTGCCGGGTATCACGGCCGCTTCCGGCTGCGCGGCCTACAGCGGTATTCCACTGACCCATCGCGATCACGCGCAGAGCGTGCGTTTTGTCACCGGGCATCTGCAACAGCAGGGTGAAATGGAGTGGGGAAAACTGGCCGCAGAACAACAGACGCTGGTGTTTTATATGGGGCTGACGCAGGCACCAGAGATTCAGCGTCAACTGCTGGCACATGGCATGGACGCCAACACGCCGGTGGCGATTGTGCAGAATGGCACCACCCCGCAACAGCAGGTGGAAACCGCCACCCTGGCAGAACTCAGTCAGCTGGCACAGCAGTTTGCCAGCCCGGCGCTGATCATTGTCGGGCACGTGGTGGGCCTGCGCAGCCAGTTACGCTGGTTCTAA
- a CDS encoding phosphoglycolate phosphatase, translated as MAHFTDIRALAFDLDGTLVDSAPGLAQAIDHALGDLQLPPPGVALASTWIGNGADVMMSRALTWALGREPHAEEQRDARTLFDKYYAETVEAGSTLFPQVKETLAALHANGWPMAIVTNKPTPFVAPLLQSLGIADFFTLIIGGDDVVVKKPHPAAIFLVLGHFGVLQKELLFVGDSRNDIHAAQAAGVPNIGMTFGYNYGEPIAASQPDLTLDTFSELLPALGL; from the coding sequence ATGGCTCATTTCACTGATATCCGTGCCTTAGCCTTTGATCTGGATGGCACGCTGGTGGATAGCGCACCAGGTCTGGCACAGGCCATCGATCATGCTTTGGGCGATTTGCAGCTGCCACCGCCGGGTGTGGCACTGGCTTCAACATGGATTGGCAACGGTGCCGACGTGATGATGAGCCGCGCACTGACATGGGCCTTAGGCCGTGAGCCGCATGCCGAAGAGCAACGCGATGCGCGTACGCTGTTTGACAAGTATTACGCCGAAACGGTGGAAGCCGGCAGTACGCTGTTTCCACAGGTAAAAGAGACGCTGGCCGCATTACACGCGAATGGCTGGCCGATGGCGATTGTGACGAATAAGCCGACACCCTTTGTCGCGCCATTATTGCAGTCCCTGGGCATTGCCGATTTCTTCACGCTGATTATTGGCGGTGATGATGTGGTGGTGAAAAAACCGCATCCCGCAGCGATCTTCCTTGTTTTGGGTCACTTTGGCGTACTGCAGAAAGAATTACTGTTTGTGGGTGATTCCCGTAATGATATTCACGCGGCCCAGGCAGCGGGTGTACCGAATATCGGCATGACGTTCGGCTACAACTACGGTGAGCCGATCGCTGCCAGCCAACCCGATTTAACTCTCGATACTTTTAGCGAACTTTTGCCCGCTCTCGGGCTGTAA
- the tsgA gene encoding MFS transporter TsgA, which yields MTNRNRIGLTWISFFSYALTGALVIVTGMVLDNIAQYFQLPISEMSNTFTFLNAGILVAVFLNAWLMVIVPLKRQLIFGFVLMILAVAGLMTSHDLTIFSLCMFVLGVVSGITMSIGTFLITHLYDGRQRGSRLLFTDSFFSMAGTIFPIIAGVLLARALPWYWVYACIGVIYLAIFVLTLMVEFPELKSEAAVQGGEKEKWGIGVLFLSIAALCYILGQLGFISWVPEYATKSMGMDIAAAGQLVGNFWTAYMVGMWVFSFLLRFFDLQRILMVLAALATGLMYWFVTTNDASMLHWIIMILGFSSSAIYTTIITLGSLQTKVSSPKLVNFILTCGTVGTMLTFVVTGPIVASGGAHAALSTANGLYAVVFVMCVLLGFVTKHRQHGHVTH from the coding sequence ATGACAAACCGTAATCGCATTGGCCTTACCTGGATCAGCTTTTTCTCTTACGCGCTCACCGGCGCGCTGGTTATTGTTACCGGCATGGTGCTGGATAATATTGCCCAGTATTTCCAGTTGCCGATTTCAGAAATGAGCAACACCTTCACCTTCCTGAATGCCGGTATTTTGGTCGCGGTATTCCTGAACGCCTGGTTGATGGTGATTGTGCCGCTGAAACGCCAGCTGATCTTTGGCTTTGTGCTGATGATCCTTGCCGTCGCGGGCTTGATGACCAGCCACGATCTGACCATCTTCTCGCTGTGCATGTTTGTGCTTGGCGTGGTGAGCGGCATTACGATGTCGATCGGCACCTTCCTGATTACGCATCTGTATGATGGCCGCCAGCGCGGTTCACGTCTGCTGTTTACCGACTCTTTCTTTAGCATGGCCGGCACTATTTTCCCGATCATCGCGGGTGTACTGCTGGCGCGTGCGCTGCCGTGGTACTGGGTGTATGCCTGCATTGGCGTGATTTACCTGGCGATCTTCGTCCTCACGCTGATGGTGGAATTCCCTGAGCTGAAAAGCGAAGCTGCGGTGCAAGGCGGCGAGAAAGAGAAATGGGGTATTGGCGTGCTGTTCCTGTCGATTGCCGCACTCTGCTATATCCTTGGTCAGCTGGGCTTTATCTCTTGGGTACCGGAGTACGCTACCAAATCGATGGGCATGGATATCGCCGCGGCTGGTCAGCTGGTAGGTAACTTCTGGACCGCCTACATGGTGGGTATGTGGGTGTTCAGCTTCCTGCTGCGCTTCTTCGATCTGCAACGTATTCTGATGGTTCTGGCCGCCCTGGCAACGGGCTTGATGTACTGGTTCGTCACCACAAATGATGCCAGCATGCTGCACTGGATCATCATGATTCTGGGCTTCAGCTCCAGCGCTATCTACACCACCATCATTACGCTGGGATCGCTGCAAACCAAAGTCTCTTCACCGAAGCTGGTGAACTTTATCCTGACATGCGGCACCGTCGGCACCATGCTGACCTTCGTCGTGACTGGCCCGATTGTGGCGAGCGGTGGCGCACATGCGGCCCTCTCTACCGCCAACGGTCTGTATGCCGTGGTGTTCGTGATGTGTGTACTGCTCGGCTTTGTGACCAAACATCGCCAGCACGGCCATGTAACGCACTAA
- the nirC gene encoding nitrite transporter NirC codes for MFTDTLNKCAANAARIVRTAQQSPLAFWISSAMAGAYVGLAIILIFTLGNLADPAYRPLIMGATFGIALTLVIIAGSELFTGHTMFLMVGAKSGTISHGQMWCVLPQTWLGNLIGSVFVALLYYYAAGAMLPNANALIHSAALAKTTQPAMALFFKGALCNWLVCLAIWMAVRTEGTAKFIAIWWCLLAFIASGYEHSVANMTVFALSWFGQHNADLTLGGIGHNLLWVTLGNMFSGMVLMGLGYWYATPHAQRPQAATQAAALKSV; via the coding sequence ATGTTTACTGACACCCTGAACAAATGCGCCGCCAATGCGGCGCGCATCGTGCGTACTGCACAGCAGAGCCCGCTGGCCTTCTGGATCAGCTCAGCCATGGCTGGTGCCTATGTTGGCTTGGCTATCATCCTGATTTTTACCCTCGGTAATCTTGCGGACCCGGCCTATCGACCGCTGATCATGGGCGCGACTTTTGGTATCGCTTTAACACTGGTGATCATCGCCGGTTCGGAGCTGTTCACTGGCCACACGATGTTCCTGATGGTTGGCGCTAAGTCTGGCACCATCAGCCACGGGCAAATGTGGTGCGTACTGCCACAAACCTGGCTGGGCAACTTGATTGGCTCGGTGTTTGTCGCCCTGCTCTACTACTACGCAGCGGGTGCTATGCTGCCGAATGCTAACGCACTGATTCACAGCGCAGCGCTGGCGAAAACCACGCAACCCGCGATGGCACTGTTCTTCAAAGGTGCACTCTGCAACTGGCTGGTTTGTCTGGCAATCTGGATGGCGGTGCGCACCGAAGGCACAGCGAAATTTATCGCCATCTGGTGGTGCCTGCTGGCGTTTATCGCTTCCGGTTATGAGCACTCGGTAGCGAATATGACGGTCTTTGCACTGTCGTGGTTTGGCCAGCATAATGCCGACCTGACGTTGGGTGGAATCGGCCATAACTTGCTGTGGGTCACGCTGGGTAACATGTTCTCCGGCATGGTATTGATGGGCCTTGGTTACTGGTACGCCACACCACACGCTCAGAGACCGCAAGCGGCAACACAAGCCGCTGCGCTTAAATCGGTTTAA
- the nirD gene encoding nitrite reductase small subunit NirD, with the protein MSQWHPVCEIEQILPASGVCALVKGQQIAIFRPRDDEQLFALSNIDPFSEASVLSRGLIAEHQKTLWVASPLKKQRFRLSDGVCMDDESRSVASYPVRVSEGLVEVCA; encoded by the coding sequence ATGAGCCAGTGGCATCCGGTGTGTGAAATAGAGCAAATCCTGCCTGCCAGCGGCGTCTGTGCGCTGGTCAAAGGCCAGCAGATCGCCATCTTCCGTCCGCGTGACGATGAGCAACTGTTTGCATTAAGCAATATCGATCCTTTTTCTGAAGCCAGCGTGTTATCGCGCGGCCTGATTGCCGAGCACCAGAAGACGTTGTGGGTCGCCAGCCCCTTGAAAAAACAGCGCTTCCGCTTGAGCGATGGTGTTTGCATGGATGATGAATCCCGTTCAGTGGCGAGCTATCCGGTGCGCGTCAGTGAGGGGCTGGTCGAAGTGTGCGCCTGA
- the trpS gene encoding tryptophan--tRNA ligase, with protein sequence MSKPIVFSGAQPSGELTIGNYMGALRQWVQMQDDFHCIYCIVDLHAITVRQDPTALRKATLDTLALYLACGIDPAKSTIFVQSHVPEHAQLSWVLNCYAYFGELSRMTQFKDKSARYSENITAGLFDYPVLMAADILLYQTNQVPVGEDQKQHLELSRDIAGRFNALYGDVFKIPEPFIPKSGARVMSLLEPTKKMSKSDDNRNNVIGLLEDTKAVVKKIKRAVTDSAEPPVVRYDVKEKAGVSNLLDILSGVTGKSIPQLEQEFEGKMYGHLKGEVAEAVSGMLTELQERYHRFRNDEAFLNQVMRDGATKARAQAQETLKKVYEAVGFVAQP encoded by the coding sequence ATGAGCAAACCCATCGTTTTCAGCGGCGCCCAGCCTTCCGGTGAACTGACCATTGGCAACTACATGGGTGCGCTACGTCAGTGGGTGCAGATGCAGGATGATTTCCACTGCATTTACTGCATCGTTGATCTGCACGCCATCACCGTTCGTCAGGATCCGACTGCGCTGCGTAAAGCCACGCTGGACACCCTGGCACTGTACCTGGCTTGTGGTATCGACCCGGCGAAAAGCACCATCTTTGTTCAGTCGCACGTGCCAGAACATGCGCAGCTGAGCTGGGTGCTGAACTGCTACGCCTACTTCGGCGAGCTGAGCCGTATGACGCAGTTCAAAGATAAGTCTGCACGTTACTCAGAAAACATTACTGCGGGTCTGTTCGATTATCCGGTGCTGATGGCAGCGGATATTCTGCTGTATCAGACTAACCAGGTTCCGGTGGGCGAAGATCAGAAGCAGCATCTGGAACTGAGCCGCGATATCGCTGGTCGTTTCAACGCCCTGTATGGCGATGTCTTCAAAATCCCTGAGCCGTTTATTCCAAAATCTGGCGCCCGCGTGATGTCATTGCTGGAGCCGACTAAAAAAATGTCCAAGTCGGACGACAACCGCAATAACGTGATTGGTCTGCTGGAAGACACCAAAGCGGTGGTGAAGAAGATCAAACGCGCAGTAACTGATTCCGCTGAGCCACCCGTGGTACGTTACGATGTGAAAGAGAAAGCCGGAGTGTCAAACCTGCTGGATATTCTGTCTGGCGTCACCGGCAAATCTATCCCGCAGCTGGAGCAAGAGTTCGAAGGCAAAATGTATGGCCACCTGAAGGGCGAAGTGGCTGAAGCGGTTTCTGGCATGCTCACCGAACTGCAGGAGCGCTATCATCGTTTCCGTAACGATGAGGCATTCCTCAATCAGGTGATGCGTGATGGCGCGACCAAAGCGCGTGCACAAGCGCAGGAAACGCTGAAGAAAGTCTACGAAGCCGTGGGTTTTGTGGCACAGCCATAA